A window of the Branchiostoma floridae strain S238N-H82 chromosome 12, Bfl_VNyyK, whole genome shotgun sequence genome harbors these coding sequences:
- the LOC118428168 gene encoding uncharacterized protein LOC118428168: MDMADDANTWMETASTRSLCSLDAISNMTDASCIVEERTAADAACMLAVATSKTGHSSELGVAMETTAVIDKRQVELLLLEETLKDDHNVSDHNNTEPGQGSAEKKHGKYCRAKKWVRSKLRKGWKRLTRRAG; this comes from the exons atggacatggCTGACGATGCCAACACCTGGATGGAGACGGCCAGCACCCGCTCACTCTGCTCTCTGGACGCCATCTCCAACATGACTGATGCATCCTGCATTGTTGAGGAGAGGACTGCAGCGGACGCTGCATGCATGCTGGCAGTGGCCACCTCCAAGACAGGACACTCCTCT GAGCTGGGAGTTGCCATGGAGACCACAGCAGTGATAGACAAGAGGCAGGtggagctgctgctgctggaggaGACCCTGAAGGACGACCACAACGTCTCCGACCACAACAACACGGAGCCTGGTCAGGGCAGCGCCGAGAAGAAACATGGCAAGTACTGCAGGGCGAAGAAGTGGGTGCGGTCCAAGCTCAGGAAGGGTTGGAAGAGGCTGACCCGCCGCGCTGGCTAG
- the LOC118428167 gene encoding uncharacterized protein LOC118428167, translating into MDTVSKMRKAQSEAGRSSLPRVPASRPAGYSEQWRKGISFSRFWKRVPLVAQSVELMSGAGDRTKDGKAKPSPAEQTNVKTVEKELFYDASDEVIEDVYYDAKEFLDKTTELRSSPGQRRLSLNHVPSMSDYISLKPHEKLASIVPIKKGSEAQGDVLASIVQRRKEMKKVDKASSGLYKELLKLEKKNAKVLRKHKRVMDKVKWTQVQLRVPIAGKRHDHVRVPKTVVGTEKEMVAGDDITVMETMSTSSVGSQDAVSGMSVSAREKNAAMPTAAMSDLSYVLRPEDLEKKGKESDVDGESAVVDVADVAASDDIPVMETVSTSLLCAKDAESGLSDDAAKLATPAMSDLSYVIYEGPEDLEKKEKESDVAGEPAVVDVADMAAGDDIAVKETVSTSLVYPKDAVSGLYVDAAKLATPAMSDLSYVIYEGPENLEKNKKDSDVAREFAVVDAEKDAAAGDDITAMETRTVSTSLVHSEDAVSGLSVAAAKFATPAMSDLSYIIYEGPDELEKKEMEGGIAWDVGMGVADDANTWMETASTRSLCSLDAISNMTDASCIVEERTAADAACMLAVATSKTGHSSELGVAVETAEVIDDKQVELLLLEETLKDDHDVSGHGNTEPGQGSAKKHGKYCRAKKWVRSKLRKGWKRLTHRAG; encoded by the exons ATGGATACAGTCAGCAAAATGAGGAAGGCCCAGTCAGAGGCCGGACGCTCGAGCTTGCCCCGCGTCCCCGCCTCTCGACCGGCTGGGTACAGCGAGCAGTGGAGGAAGGGCATCAGTTTCTCC AGGTTCTGGAAGAGGGTGCCCCTGGTGGCACAGTCAGTGGAGCTGATGAGTGGAGCTGGAGATAGGACTAAAGATGGGAAGGCCAAG CCAAGCCCTGCTGAGCAGACCAATGTGAAGACAGTTGAGAAGGAGTTGTTCTACGATGCCTCGGATGAGGTCATCGAGGATGTGTACTATGATGCGAAGGAGTTTCTCGATAAGACCACCGAGCTGCGATCATCCCCTGGCCAGAGGCGGCTGTCTCTGAACCACGTGCCCAGCATGAGCGACTACATCTCCTTGAAGCCACATGAGAAGCTTGCCAGCATTGTGCCGATTAAGAAAGGCAGCGAG GCACAGGGTGATGTGTTGGCCTCCATAGTGCAGAGGAGGAAGGAGATGAAGAAAGTGGACAAGGCCAGCAG CGGACTCTATAAGGAGCTGCTTAAGCTGGAAAAGAAGAACGCAAAGGTGCTGCGCAAGCACAAGAGGGTGATGGATAAGGTCAAGTGGACCCAGGTGCAGCTTCGGGTACCCATTGCAGGAAAGCGCCATGATCACGTCAG GGTTCCAAAAACTGTGGTTGGTACTGAGAAGGAGATGGTTGCTGGTGATGACATCACCGTGATGGAGACCATGAGCACGAGCTCAGTCGGCTCCCAGGACGCCGTGTCCGGCATGTCTGTCTCAGCACGCGAGAAGAACGCCGCAATGCCGACTGCCGCCATGAGCGACCTGTCCTATGTCCTGAGGCCAGAGGACCTGGAGAAGAAAGGGAAGGAGAGTGATGTTGATGG GGAATCTGCTGTAGTTGATGTGGCAGATGTGGCTGCCAGTGATGACATCCCCGTGATGGAAACGGTGAGCACGAGCTTGCTCTGCGCCAAGGATGCCGAGTCTGGCCTGTCCGACGATGCTGCAAAGCTGGCAACTCCTGCCATGAGCGACCTGTCTTATGTCATCTACGAAGGGCCAGAGGACCTGGAGAAGAAAGAGAAGGAGAGTGATGTTGCTGG GGAGCCAGCTGTGGTTGATGTGGCAGATATGGCAGCAGGTGATGACATCGCCGTGAAGGAAACGGTGAGCACGAGCTTGGTCTACCCCAAGGATGCCGTGTCTGGCCTGTACGTCGATGCTGCAAAGCTGGCAACTCCTGCCATGAGCGACCTGTCTTATGTCATCTACGAAGGGCCAGAGAACCTGGAGAAGAACAAGAAGGACAGTGATGTTGCTAG ggagtttgctgtggttGATGCAGAGAAGGATGCGGCTGCAGGTGATGACATCACAGCGATGGAAACGCGTACGGTGAGCACGAGCTTGGTCCACTCGGAGGATGCTGTGTCTGGCTTGTCCGTCGCCGCCGCAAAGTTTGCAACTCCCGCCATGAGTGACCTGTCCTACATAATCTACGAGGGGCCAGATGAGCTGGAGAAGAAGGAGATGGAGGGCGGTATTGCTTG GGACGTGGGCATGGGCGTGGCTGACGATGCCAACACCTGGATGGAGACGGCCAGCACCCGCTCACTCTGCTCCCTGGACGCCATCTCAAACATGACTGATGCATCCTGCATTGTTGAGGAGAGGACTGCAGCGGACGCTGCATGCATGCTGGCAGTGGCCACCTCTAAGACAGGACACTCCTCT GAGCTGGGAGTTGCCGTGGAAACTGCTGAGGTGATCGACGACAAGCAGGTGGAGCTGCTGCTGCTTGAGGAGACCCTGAAGGACGACCACGACGTCTCCGGCCACGGCAACACGGAGCCTGGTCAGGGCAGCGCCAAGAAGCACGGCAAGTACTGCAGGGCGAAGAAGTGGGTGCGGTCCAAGCTCAGGAAGGGTTGGAAGAGGTTGACCCACCGTGCTGGCTAG